The following proteins come from a genomic window of Lentimicrobiaceae bacterium:
- a CDS encoding urea transporter: protein MLQKSTFKSIANLQLRATYNSYGQIFFSMSPWLAVVMLILSILDVRIGLGGLVAVIITNLLSHLLGFSKEKISSGVYGFNAAFVGMSMLFKFYSNSSFLLFYVFGIVLSFMLTVWLETVLSKNKLPVLTLPFVITSFIIDLSFRSFANIELITPFDRFTVLLAEQMRVPWYCLVHSLDNIHLPQLIFYYFKTLASIFFTDSILVGILICVALLIHSRIKSTVAFLGFFFAFLMGKIVGFDLQQLTTNLAGTNFVFWGMAIGSFFIIPNIYSYLLVAGLTPVLFLLYASIEKLIFGTGLSSYTLSFSVLAILLIYVLIHRTSNRYFIFPYIQYYNPEKTVYKSVNYLQRFANDLPFKMKLPFLGEWTVSQGYNGEITHLGEWGSALDFVVTDDDNKTYSGDGTSKDDYYCYNKPVLAPADGYVYQISNITDDNEINDVNTNKNWGNTIIINHLNGLYTQFSHLKKDSFKVRIGDYVTKGTVLATCGNSGRSPEPHLHFQVQLSPEIGAKTYYYPFGYYFEKTDDKPILRIGEVPAENSIIYNVDSLDLMNNAFNFKPGKELNVNFNGEKVSWKVATNQYNQTYIFCEKTKSTAYFVNDGTMFYFTDFEGKRNSALYAFYRSCFRLLLAGVRDMEVKDSIPLSKELPLSVKWLQDFIAPIALLSQVTYSSKLSKMDNPFYPENVEFVNSVAVKSFGRKKPSTEYKVAVSHSKIEIKTNKMSLCIE from the coding sequence ATGCTACAAAAAAGCACATTCAAATCAATTGCCAATCTGCAACTGCGAGCCACGTACAACAGCTACGGACAGATTTTCTTTTCTATGAGTCCTTGGTTGGCAGTTGTTATGCTGATTTTGAGTATCTTAGATGTGCGAATTGGGTTGGGCGGATTGGTAGCGGTAATTATCACAAATTTACTCTCTCATCTTCTAGGTTTTTCTAAAGAGAAAATTTCAAGTGGTGTTTATGGTTTCAACGCTGCTTTCGTAGGAATGAGCATGCTCTTTAAGTTTTATTCCAACTCATCGTTTTTGCTGTTTTACGTTTTCGGAATTGTACTTTCATTTATGCTCACTGTTTGGTTAGAAACTGTGCTCTCCAAAAACAAATTGCCTGTCCTAACCCTGCCTTTTGTAATCACAAGTTTTATTATAGACTTGTCTTTCAGAAGCTTTGCTAATATTGAACTAATCACTCCTTTCGACAGATTTACCGTACTATTAGCTGAGCAAATGCGCGTTCCGTGGTATTGTTTGGTGCATTCGTTGGATAATATTCATCTTCCGCAACTTATCTTTTACTACTTCAAAACTTTAGCTTCTATATTTTTCACCGATAGTATTTTAGTCGGGATATTGATTTGTGTTGCTTTGCTGATACATTCTCGCATAAAATCAACGGTTGCGTTTCTCGGATTTTTCTTTGCTTTTTTGATGGGCAAAATAGTTGGTTTCGATTTGCAACAACTCACAACCAACCTTGCCGGAACCAACTTTGTTTTTTGGGGTATGGCAATCGGAAGTTTTTTCATTATTCCAAATATTTACAGTTACCTGCTTGTGGCAGGACTTACGCCTGTGCTTTTCCTTTTGTACGCTAGTATCGAAAAACTTATTTTTGGAACAGGTTTGTCTTCTTACACATTGTCATTCAGTGTGTTGGCAATATTGTTAATCTACGTCCTTATCCATCGTACATCAAACAGATACTTCATATTTCCGTACATTCAGTACTACAATCCCGAAAAAACGGTTTACAAAAGCGTAAATTATTTACAGCGTTTCGCTAATGATTTGCCATTCAAAATGAAACTTCCTTTTTTAGGCGAATGGACTGTAAGTCAAGGGTATAATGGAGAAATCACTCATTTGGGCGAGTGGGGCAGTGCTCTTGATTTTGTAGTAACCGACGATGACAACAAAACTTATTCAGGCGATGGAACAAGCAAAGATGATTATTATTGCTACAATAAGCCGGTTTTGGCTCCCGCCGATGGTTATGTATATCAAATCAGCAATATTACCGACGACAACGAAATTAACGATGTAAACACCAATAAAAATTGGGGCAACACAATTATTATCAACCATTTGAACGGACTTTACACTCAATTCAGTCATTTGAAAAAAGATAGTTTCAAAGTCCGCATAGGTGATTATGTAACTAAGGGAACTGTGCTTGCAACTTGCGGAAATTCAGGTCGTTCGCCTGAGCCGCATCTGCATTTTCAAGTGCAATTGAGTCCTGAAATAGGTGCAAAAACTTATTATTATCCATTCGGTTATTATTTTGAAAAAACTGACGACAAACCGATTTTAAGAATTGGCGAAGTTCCTGCTGAAAATTCTATCATCTACAACGTCGATAGTTTAGATTTGATGAACAATGCATTCAATTTCAAACCGGGTAAAGAGTTGAATGTGAACTTTAATGGTGAAAAAGTAAGTTGGAAAGTTGCAACCAATCAGTATAATCAAACTTATATTTTCTGCGAAAAAACAAAATCTACGGCGTATTTTGTCAACGATGGCACAATGTTCTATTTCACCGATTTTGAAGGTAAGAGAAATTCGGCACTTTATGCGTTTTACCGCAGTTGCTTTAGGTTATTGCTTGCCGGAGTACGAGATATGGAAGTTAAAGACAGCATTCCATTGTCTAAGGAGTTGCCCTTGTCGGTAAAATGGTTGCAAGATTTCATTGCACCTATTGCTTTGCTTAGTCAGGTTACATATTCATCAAAGCTAAGCAAAATGGACAATCCTTTTTATCCCGAAAATGTTGAGTTTGTCAATAGTGTTGCAGTTAAATCTTTCGGAAGAAAAAAGCCAAGCACCGAGTATAAGGTGGCTGTATCGCATTCTAAAATTGAAATTAAAACTAA